The following are from one region of the Priestia filamentosa genome:
- a CDS encoding ArsR/SmtB family transcription factor, protein MMNQEPSIEGAAAVLKILGDKTRLSIMKVLEGGERCVCELVELYDISQPAISQHLKRMRDIGLVKEKRRGQWMFYSLNSESADYEWISTILKHLPHEEERLDKLRNKELNICCE, encoded by the coding sequence ATGATGAATCAAGAGCCGAGCATTGAAGGTGCAGCAGCAGTTCTTAAAATTTTGGGTGATAAAACGCGCTTATCTATAATGAAAGTTCTCGAAGGAGGGGAACGGTGCGTATGTGAGCTTGTTGAATTATATGACATAAGTCAGCCTGCTATAAGTCAACATTTAAAAAGAATGCGTGACATTGGTCTTGTGAAAGAAAAAAGAAGAGGACAGTGGATGTTTTATAGTCTTAACAGTGAAAGTGCTGACTATGAGTGGATTTCCACTATTCTTAAACATCTTCCACATGAAGAAGAGCGCTTAGACAAGCTTCGAAATAAAGAATTAAATATTTGCTGTGAATAG
- a CDS encoding NAD-dependent malic enzyme, whose product MVSKHMIRTLMIETPTVPGNLGKVATAIGLVGADIGEVETVKVGPTYTMRNITVQVETEEQLNEIITAIEGLEEGIKLHTVSDEVLSAHEGGKIAMKSKMPIKSLAELRRVYTPGVADVCSLIEREPDKAEIYTTINNSVAIVTDGTAILGLGNIGPVAGMPVMEGKAALFDQLAGISGVPILLDTTDPEEIIRTVKNIAPGFGGILLEDIGSPHCFEVEDCLKEELNIPVMHDDQHGTAVVTLAAAISACKSAGIDLKEAKVGQIGLGAAGVAICRMFMAYGVQAVYGTDKSEMAMNRLKEYGGQTSSNIEELMETCDIVIATTGVPGLIKKEFVRSGQVILALSNPRPEIEPEVALEAGAAYAADGRSVNNVLGFPGIFRGALNAKSKVVNHEMLVAAAEAIASCTKHGDLVPDPLQPEVHEKVAEEVERVARRVYVGV is encoded by the coding sequence ATGGTTAGTAAACATATGATTCGAACACTTATGATTGAAACACCTACTGTTCCTGGGAATCTAGGAAAAGTAGCAACGGCAATTGGCCTTGTAGGAGCAGACATCGGTGAAGTTGAAACCGTAAAAGTTGGTCCAACTTATACGATGCGTAATATTACTGTACAAGTAGAAACAGAAGAACAGTTAAATGAAATTATTACAGCAATCGAAGGGTTAGAAGAGGGCATTAAGCTTCATACCGTTTCAGACGAAGTTCTTTCAGCACATGAAGGCGGGAAGATTGCGATGAAGAGTAAGATGCCAATCAAGTCTTTAGCAGAACTGCGCCGTGTGTACACACCGGGCGTTGCTGATGTTTGTAGCCTTATTGAAAGAGAACCAGATAAAGCTGAAATCTACACAACCATTAATAACTCTGTAGCAATTGTAACAGATGGAACAGCAATTCTTGGGCTTGGAAATATCGGTCCTGTTGCAGGAATGCCTGTTATGGAAGGGAAGGCTGCTCTTTTTGACCAGCTAGCAGGAATTAGTGGCGTGCCTATTTTACTTGATACAACAGATCCGGAAGAAATTATTCGTACAGTAAAAAATATCGCACCTGGTTTTGGCGGAATTCTTCTTGAAGATATTGGTTCACCACATTGCTTTGAAGTGGAAGATTGTTTAAAAGAAGAATTAAACATCCCTGTTATGCATGATGATCAACATGGTACCGCAGTTGTTACACTTGCAGCAGCTATTTCTGCTTGTAAGAGCGCAGGCATTGACTTGAAAGAAGCAAAAGTAGGACAAATTGGTCTTGGCGCTGCAGGCGTTGCGATTTGTCGTATGTTTATGGCATATGGGGTTCAAGCTGTTTATGGAACAGACAAATCAGAAATGGCAATGAATCGCTTAAAAGAATATGGTGGACAAACTTCATCAAACATTGAAGAGCTAATGGAAACGTGTGATATTGTTATTGCAACAACAGGTGTTCCTGGTCTTATTAAAAAAGAGTTTGTTAGAAGTGGACAAGTTATTCTAGCTTTATCAAACCCAAGACCAGAAATTGAGCCTGAAGTAGCATTAGAAGCTGGCGCTGCATATGCTGCAGATGGACGCTCTGTTAATAATGTTCTTGGTTTCCCAGGAATTTTTAGAGGAGCTCTTAATGCTAAAAGTAAAGTAGTGAACCACGAGATGCTTGTTGCTGCAGCAGAAGCAATTGCTTCTTGTACAAAACATGGAGATCTTGTACCAGATCCGCTTCAACCGGAAGTACATGAGAAAGTAGCAGAAGAAGTAGAACGTGTAGCACGCCGCGTTTATGTAGGCGTATAA
- the aspA gene encoding aspartate ammonia-lyase, with amino-acid sequence MVEIQEKHRIEKDFLGEKRIEKDAYYGIQTLRASENFPITGYRIHEEMIKALAVVKKSAALANMDVKRLYAGLGNAIVQAADEILEGKWHDQFIVDPIQGGAGTSMNMNANEVIGNRALEILGHNKGEYNHLSPNSHVNMSQSTNDVFPTAIHISTLKMLQKLLETMEYMQGEFKKKAVEFDSVIKMGRTHLQDAVPIRLGQEFEAYSRVLERDMKRIKQSRQHLYEVNMGATAVGTGLNANPKYIKSVVKHLARISDLPLVTADHLVDATQNTDAYTEVSAALKVCMMNMSKIANDLRLMASGPRAGLNEINLPARQPGSSIMPGKVNPVMPELINQIAFQVIGNDNTICLASEAGQLELNVMEPVLVFNLLQSISIMNNGFRSFTDHCLKGIQANEARMTEYVEKSVGIITAVNPHLGYEPAARIAREAILTGKSVRELCLQNDVLTEEELDVILNPFEMTKPGIAGEELFDKE; translated from the coding sequence ATGGTAGAAATTCAAGAAAAACATCGTATAGAAAAAGACTTTCTTGGTGAAAAGAGAATTGAAAAAGATGCATATTACGGCATTCAAACACTGCGTGCATCAGAAAACTTTCCAATTACAGGATACCGCATTCATGAAGAAATGATTAAAGCATTAGCCGTTGTGAAAAAATCAGCAGCTCTTGCGAACATGGATGTGAAACGTCTCTATGCAGGACTTGGCAATGCTATTGTTCAAGCAGCAGATGAAATTCTAGAAGGCAAGTGGCACGATCAGTTTATTGTTGACCCTATTCAAGGTGGAGCAGGAACATCTATGAATATGAATGCTAATGAAGTAATTGGAAATAGAGCACTCGAAATTTTAGGTCACAATAAAGGAGAGTACAATCATTTAAGCCCGAACTCTCACGTGAATATGTCACAGTCAACAAATGATGTTTTTCCAACAGCTATTCATATTTCTACATTGAAAATGCTTCAAAAGCTCCTTGAAACGATGGAGTACATGCAAGGAGAATTTAAGAAAAAAGCGGTAGAGTTTGATTCTGTGATTAAAATGGGTCGAACACACCTTCAAGATGCCGTGCCAATTCGACTTGGTCAAGAGTTTGAAGCGTATAGCCGCGTTTTAGAGCGCGATATGAAGCGGATTAAGCAATCTCGTCAGCACCTTTATGAAGTAAATATGGGAGCAACAGCTGTTGGAACAGGATTAAACGCAAATCCAAAATACATTAAATCTGTTGTGAAACATTTAGCGCGTATTAGTGATTTACCTCTTGTGACAGCGGATCATCTTGTTGATGCAACACAGAATACTGATGCTTATACAGAAGTATCAGCAGCTCTTAAAGTATGTATGATGAACATGTCTAAAATTGCGAATGACCTTCGTCTAATGGCTTCAGGTCCAAGAGCAGGTTTAAATGAGATTAACCTTCCTGCCCGCCAACCTGGTTCATCAATCATGCCGGGCAAAGTAAATCCTGTTATGCCAGAACTTATCAACCAAATTGCGTTCCAAGTGATTGGAAACGACAATACCATTTGCTTAGCTTCTGAAGCAGGTCAGCTTGAATTAAATGTTATGGAGCCAGTGCTTGTCTTTAATTTACTTCAATCTATTAGCATTATGAACAATGGATTCCGTTCATTTACAGATCATTGCTTGAAAGGAATCCAAGCAAACGAAGCTCGTATGACAGAGTATGTGGAAAAAAGTGTTGGTATTATTACAGCAGTAAACCCACATCTTGGCTATGAACCAGCGGCACGTATTGCGAGAGAAGCCATTTTAACAGGTAAGTCTGTTCGAGAACTTTGCTTGCAAAATGATGTATTAACAGAAGAAGAGCTTGATGTTATTTTAAATCCTTTTGAAATGACGAAACCAGGAATTGCTGGGGAAGAGCTTTTTGATAAGGAATAA
- a CDS encoding type I asparaginase, translated as MKKLLLLTTGGTIASVEGENGLSPAVQADELLSYVSELDNDYTMETKSLMNLDSTNMQPEDWVKMANAVKEDYDEYDGFVITHGTDTMAYTSAALSYMLQHARKPIVITGSQIPITFKKTDAKKNITDAIRFACEGVGGVYVVFDGRVIQGTRAIKLRTKSYDAFESINYPYIAFINEDGIEYNKKIKEEQHKFTVDTSLCTDVLLLRLHPGLKPEMFDALKGLYKGIVIESYGSGGIPFEERNILEKINELVESGVVVVITTQCLEEGEDMSIYEVGRRVNQDLIIRSRNMNTEAIVPKLMWALGQSPDLHEVKRIMETPVADDVVL; from the coding sequence ATGAAAAAGCTATTATTATTAACAACAGGGGGAACCATTGCTTCAGTTGAAGGAGAAAATGGACTTTCACCAGCTGTACAAGCAGATGAGCTGTTGAGTTATGTATCAGAGCTTGATAATGATTACACGATGGAAACAAAATCACTCATGAATCTTGATAGTACAAACATGCAGCCTGAAGATTGGGTGAAGATGGCGAACGCTGTGAAGGAAGATTACGATGAATATGATGGATTTGTCATTACGCACGGAACAGACACAATGGCTTATACATCTGCAGCCCTTTCTTATATGCTTCAGCATGCAAGAAAGCCAATCGTTATTACAGGTTCACAAATTCCTATTACGTTTAAGAAAACAGATGCCAAGAAGAACATCACAGATGCTATTCGTTTTGCTTGTGAAGGTGTTGGAGGAGTTTATGTTGTCTTTGATGGCCGCGTTATTCAAGGAACAAGAGCGATTAAGTTAAGAACGAAAAGCTATGATGCTTTTGAAAGTATTAATTATCCTTATATAGCGTTTATAAATGAAGATGGCATTGAATACAACAAAAAAATAAAGGAAGAACAGCATAAATTTACAGTTGATACGTCTCTTTGTACAGATGTTCTTTTGCTAAGATTGCATCCAGGATTAAAACCTGAAATGTTTGATGCTTTAAAAGGCCTTTACAAAGGTATTGTGATTGAAAGTTATGGAAGCGGTGGCATTCCGTTTGAAGAACGCAATATTTTAGAAAAAATTAATGAGCTTGTTGAGAGTGGGGTAGTTGTTGTTATTACAACTCAATGTTTAGAAGAAGGCGAAGATATGAGTATCTATGAAGTTGGTAGACGTGTTAATCAAGATCTTATCATTCGTTCTCGAAATATGAATACAGAAGCTATTGTACCAAAACTTATGTGGGCATTAGGACAATCTCCGGATTTACATGAAGTTAAGCGTATTATGGAAACACCTGTTGCTGATGATGTTGTTTTATAA
- a CDS encoding helix-turn-helix domain-containing protein, producing MNLDRLTELRKKKKWSLQYTADRLGIAKSTYAGYESGYRRPSFEALALLADLFETTCDDLLGRTPQHEQISLEVIERNKLAVDGKTLTEEEAIGVVAFVRARRAIEKKR from the coding sequence ATGAACTTAGATCGTTTAACAGAATTACGAAAAAAGAAGAAGTGGTCTCTTCAGTACACAGCAGACCGCCTTGGCATCGCAAAAAGTACATACGCTGGCTACGAATCTGGCTATAGACGCCCTTCATTTGAAGCGCTTGCTTTATTAGCCGACCTTTTTGAAACAACTTGTGATGATCTACTTGGGCGCACACCCCAGCATGAACAAATCTCTCTTGAAGTCATAGAACGAAATAAATTAGCTGTTGATGGTAAAACGCTGACAGAAGAAGAAGCCATAGGGGTTGTGGCTTTTGTTCGTGCTAGGAGGGCCATTGAGAAGAAAAGATAA
- a CDS encoding catalase encodes MTEGEHEDTLTTRQGHPVQDNQNIRTVGNRGPATLENYHFIEKISHFDRERIPERVVHARGAGAHGYFETYGKVGDEPVSKYTRAKVFEGAGKQTPVFVRFSSVIHGGHSPETLRDPRGFAVKFYTEDGNWDLVGNNLKIFFIRDAIKFPDMIHAFKPDPVTNRQDSERFFDFCSNSPEATHMVTFVYSPWGIPANYRQMQGSGVNTYKWVNKEGKAVLVKYHWEPKQGIKNLTQQEAEEIQAKNFNHATQDLYEAIENGDYPEWELFVQILSDDDHPELDFDPLDDTKIWPKDQIPWLPVGKMVLNKNPENYFAEVEQAAFGTGVLVDGLDFSDDKMLQGRTFSYSDTQRYRVGPNYLQLPINAPKKHVATNQRDGQMAYYVDKAPGQNPHINYEPSSLGGLKEAPPSGKEYTPHIEGNLVHEKIDRTNDFKQAGETYRAFDDVERDDLIRNLVDGLAPCKPIIQEKMIEYFTKADEDYGRRVAEGLKKRGNTDHHGPLGATETKETVEKAKDMGHDTDSY; translated from the coding sequence ATGACAGAAGGTGAACATGAAGATACACTCACAACTCGTCAAGGCCATCCTGTTCAAGACAATCAAAACATCCGAACAGTCGGAAATAGAGGACCTGCAACACTAGAGAACTATCATTTCATCGAGAAAATTTCACATTTTGATCGCGAACGGATTCCAGAGCGCGTGGTGCATGCTCGTGGTGCTGGTGCACACGGATATTTTGAAACATACGGGAAAGTTGGAGATGAACCTGTTTCTAAGTATACACGTGCCAAAGTGTTTGAAGGAGCTGGTAAACAAACACCTGTCTTTGTGCGCTTCTCATCTGTTATTCACGGCGGTCACTCTCCAGAAACGCTTCGGGACCCACGAGGTTTTGCGGTTAAATTTTATACGGAAGACGGAAACTGGGATCTAGTTGGAAACAACTTGAAAATTTTCTTTATTCGGGATGCCATCAAATTCCCAGATATGATTCACGCTTTTAAACCAGATCCTGTTACAAATAGACAAGACAGCGAACGCTTTTTCGATTTCTGTAGTAATTCACCTGAAGCAACGCATATGGTAACGTTTGTTTATTCTCCATGGGGAATTCCAGCAAACTACCGTCAAATGCAAGGCTCTGGCGTTAATACATACAAATGGGTAAACAAAGAAGGAAAAGCTGTTCTTGTTAAATATCATTGGGAACCAAAGCAAGGGATCAAAAATTTAACACAGCAAGAAGCAGAAGAAATCCAAGCAAAGAACTTTAATCATGCAACACAAGATCTATATGAAGCAATTGAAAATGGCGACTATCCAGAATGGGAGCTTTTCGTTCAAATTTTAAGTGATGATGACCATCCTGAGCTTGATTTTGATCCGCTTGATGATACGAAAATCTGGCCAAAAGATCAAATTCCTTGGCTTCCTGTTGGAAAAATGGTTTTAAATAAGAACCCAGAAAACTATTTTGCAGAAGTAGAGCAAGCAGCATTTGGAACAGGCGTGTTAGTTGATGGACTTGATTTCTCTGATGATAAAATGCTTCAAGGAAGAACATTCTCTTATTCAGATACGCAGCGCTATCGTGTTGGACCAAACTATTTACAGCTGCCAATCAATGCACCGAAAAAGCATGTTGCAACAAACCAGCGTGATGGACAAATGGCTTACTACGTTGATAAAGCACCTGGACAAAATCCACATATCAATTATGAACCATCTTCGCTAGGAGGATTAAAAGAAGCTCCGCCTTCTGGAAAAGAGTATACGCCACATATTGAAGGAAACCTTGTTCATGAAAAAATTGATAGAACAAATGACTTCAAACAAGCTGGTGAAACATACCGTGCATTTGATGATGTTGAACGAGATGATTTAATTCGTAACCTTGTCGATGGTTTAGCTCCTTGTAAGCCGATCATTCAAGAAAAAATGATTGAGTATTTTACAAAAGCAGATGAAGATTACGGCCGTCGTGTTGCAGAAGGATTAAAAAAGCGCGGAAATACCGATCATCATGGTCCACTAGGCGCAACGGAAACAAAAGAAACAGTTGAGAAAGCAAAAGACATGGGACATGATACAGACTCTTATTAA
- a CDS encoding inorganic phosphate transporter encodes MEHLPLFLILIIILGLVFDFINGFHDTANTIATSVTTRALSPRTAILIAACANFGGALLFSGVAETITKDIVNPFSLDNGSAVILGALISAIFWNLITWYFGIPSSSSHALVGSISGAAIAAGGVHILNYQGFLGIVQGLIISPIIAIIIGFLIMKIFQRTLKNLPLYKTNRRMRSLQMVTAGLQSFSHGTNDAQKTMGIMTMALITSGYQNSTAVPFWIKILVAAAMALGTSIGGWKIIKTVGGKITKLTPASGAAADISSALIIFGFTALKLPVSTTHVISSSIMGVGSAQQFKSVKWGTAKRIVLTWVITLPLTALLGALVFKVLSIMM; translated from the coding sequence ATCGAGCATCTACCTTTATTCCTAATTCTTATTATTATATTAGGATTAGTATTTGATTTTATTAATGGATTTCATGATACGGCTAATACCATTGCTACGTCTGTGACAACAAGAGCTTTATCACCCCGGACAGCAATCCTAATTGCTGCCTGTGCCAACTTTGGCGGAGCCCTATTATTTTCAGGCGTTGCTGAAACGATTACAAAAGACATTGTTAATCCATTTTCATTGGACAACGGATCAGCCGTTATTTTAGGAGCACTAATTTCCGCTATCTTTTGGAATCTAATCACATGGTATTTTGGCATCCCAAGTAGTTCCTCACATGCTCTTGTTGGTTCTATTTCAGGTGCAGCTATTGCAGCTGGCGGTGTTCATATTTTGAACTACCAAGGTTTTTTGGGAATTGTACAAGGATTGATTATTTCGCCGATTATTGCAATTATTATTGGATTCCTGATTATGAAAATTTTTCAACGTACACTTAAAAACTTGCCTTTGTATAAAACAAATAGAAGAATGCGCTCACTGCAAATGGTAACGGCAGGGCTGCAGTCATTTTCACATGGAACAAATGATGCACAAAAAACAATGGGCATTATGACAATGGCACTGATTACATCAGGGTATCAAAACTCAACAGCGGTACCTTTTTGGATTAAAATCTTAGTTGCAGCTGCAATGGCTCTTGGAACGTCTATTGGAGGATGGAAGATTATTAAGACTGTTGGTGGGAAAATTACGAAGCTGACACCAGCAAGCGGAGCAGCAGCTGATATATCATCAGCACTTATTATTTTCGGGTTTACAGCATTAAAACTCCCTGTAAGTACAACCCATGTTATTTCCTCTTCTATCATGGGAGTTGGGTCTGCTCAGCAGTTTAAATCTGTAAAGTGGGGCACAGCAAAACGTATTGTGCTGACGTGGGTAATTACATTACCATTGACAGCATTATTAGGGGCACTTGTCTTTAAAGTATTGTCTATCATGATGTGA
- a CDS encoding DUF4177 domain-containing protein, with amino-acid sequence MYEYKFVQVELKHGLLKSTSKEDYREIIQQNAEEGWRFVQIFAPGTGTVGSVDNFELIFEKTK; translated from the coding sequence ATGTATGAATATAAATTTGTACAAGTAGAGTTAAAACATGGACTATTAAAAAGTACGTCAAAAGAGGATTATCGAGAAATTATTCAACAGAATGCAGAAGAAGGATGGCGTTTCGTTCAAATCTTTGCCCCTGGAACAGGAACTGTAGGAAGTGTTGACAATTTTGAACTAATTTTTGAAAAAACAAAATAA
- the smpB gene encoding SsrA-binding protein SmpB — protein sequence MPKGEGKLIAQNKKARHDFAVEETYEAGLVLKGTEIKAIRGGRVNLKDSFARVQNGEVFLHNMHISPYEQGNRHNHEPLRTRKLLLHRKQINKLIGDTKQEGYSLVPLKLYLKNGYAKVLIGLARGKKKYDKREDLKRKEAKRDVERAFRERQKM from the coding sequence ATGCCAAAAGGAGAAGGGAAACTTATTGCCCAAAATAAAAAAGCTCGTCATGATTTTGCTGTTGAAGAAACATATGAAGCGGGCCTTGTATTAAAAGGAACAGAAATTAAGGCTATTCGTGGTGGGCGCGTTAACTTAAAAGACTCGTTCGCACGCGTGCAAAATGGAGAAGTGTTTCTTCATAACATGCACATTAGTCCTTATGAGCAAGGAAATCGCCACAATCATGAACCATTGCGCACACGAAAGCTTCTTTTACATCGCAAACAAATTAATAAATTAATTGGTGATACGAAGCAAGAAGGTTATTCTCTTGTTCCATTAAAACTGTATTTGAAAAATGGATACGCAAAAGTTTTAATTGGACTTGCAAGGGGTAAAAAGAAATATGACAAGCGTGAAGACTTGAAACGTAAAGAAGCAAAACGCGATGTTGAACGTGCGTTCCGCGAACGTCAAAAAATGTAG
- the rnr gene encoding ribonuclease R, giving the protein MDQNIQNHIDRLLAYMREESYKPLTTKELEEVFGIEDSSEFKTFVRALVEMEEKGLIVRSRTNRYGLPERMNLVRGKLIGHAKGFAFVRPEDATIEQDVFIPPGDSGNALHGDTVLVRITVEKSGARREGAVMKVLERGVQEIVGTYEQSKGFGFVVPDDKKFKSDIFIPKNAQNGAIDGHKVIVKLTSYPDNRMNAEGEVKEILGHKNDPGVDILSIIHKYGIVVEFPDEVIDQANDVPDTIAESDLKDRRDLRNETIVTIDGADAKDLDDAVTVTELENGNYKLGVHIADVSHYVTEGSPIDVEAADRGTSVYLVDRVIPMIPHRLSNGICSLNPKVDRLTLSCEMEVNAKGEVVKHEIFQSVIKTTERMTYSDVNKILVDKDEELRAKYEPLVPMFEDMEKLAAILRQKRMDRGAIDFDFKEAKVLVDEEGHPSDVRLYERSVGEKLIEEFMLLANETVAEHFHWMNIPFMYRVHEDPKEDKLNRFLEFITNFGYAVKGTGNSIHPRALQEVLEAVQGSPEEMVISTVMLRSMQQARYSHESLGHFGLSTEFYTHFTSPIRRYPDLIVHRLIRTYLVQNQVDSATQEKWQERLPEIAKHTSDRERRAVDAERETDDLKKAEFMADKVGEEFEGIISSVTKFGIFVELSNTIEGLVHVSDLSDDYYHYDERNFAMIGERTGNVLRIGDEVKVQVASVNKDERSIDFVIVGMKGSKKRARMDRPKVIKNDNKRTRPTTKGKKKEEWSTNPPSDKKKRKRKAFYEGAPGLKKKRRKRK; this is encoded by the coding sequence ATGGATCAAAACATTCAAAACCATATTGATCGTCTTCTTGCCTATATGCGAGAAGAAAGCTATAAACCATTAACAACGAAAGAGCTTGAAGAAGTATTCGGCATTGAAGATTCATCTGAATTCAAAACATTTGTCCGTGCTCTTGTAGAAATGGAAGAGAAGGGACTTATCGTTCGTTCAAGAACAAACCGCTACGGTTTACCTGAGCGAATGAATTTAGTAAGAGGTAAATTAATCGGTCATGCAAAAGGATTTGCATTTGTCCGTCCTGAAGATGCCACAATTGAACAAGATGTGTTTATTCCACCAGGTGATTCAGGGAATGCTCTACATGGCGATACGGTTCTTGTTCGTATTACTGTAGAAAAATCAGGAGCAAGACGTGAAGGAGCCGTTATGAAGGTTCTTGAGCGAGGGGTCCAAGAAATCGTCGGTACATATGAACAGAGCAAAGGATTCGGTTTTGTAGTACCAGATGACAAAAAGTTCAAGAGTGATATTTTTATTCCAAAAAATGCTCAAAATGGAGCGATTGACGGCCATAAAGTTATCGTAAAGCTAACAAGCTATCCTGATAACCGCATGAATGCAGAAGGAGAAGTCAAAGAGATTCTTGGTCATAAAAACGACCCTGGAGTTGATATTCTTTCTATTATTCATAAATATGGCATTGTTGTTGAATTCCCTGATGAGGTTATTGATCAAGCGAACGATGTTCCAGATACAATTGCTGAAAGTGATTTAAAAGACCGTCGTGATCTTCGTAACGAAACAATTGTAACAATTGACGGCGCAGATGCTAAGGACTTAGATGATGCAGTTACCGTTACAGAACTTGAGAATGGAAACTATAAGTTAGGGGTTCATATCGCAGACGTTAGTCACTATGTTACAGAAGGATCGCCCATTGATGTAGAAGCAGCTGACCGCGGAACAAGCGTTTATTTAGTAGATCGCGTAATTCCAATGATTCCTCATCGCCTTTCAAATGGAATTTGTTCATTGAATCCGAAAGTTGATCGTCTTACGCTTTCATGTGAAATGGAAGTAAACGCAAAGGGAGAAGTTGTAAAGCATGAAATCTTCCAAAGTGTGATTAAGACAACGGAACGAATGACTTATTCAGATGTAAACAAGATTCTTGTAGATAAAGATGAAGAACTTCGTGCTAAATATGAGCCACTTGTCCCGATGTTTGAAGATATGGAAAAGCTGGCTGCTATCCTACGACAAAAACGAATGGACCGTGGGGCCATTGATTTTGACTTTAAAGAAGCAAAAGTTCTTGTAGATGAAGAAGGGCATCCAAGCGATGTTCGATTGTATGAGCGTTCAGTAGGAGAAAAACTGATTGAAGAGTTTATGCTTCTAGCAAATGAGACAGTAGCAGAGCACTTCCATTGGATGAATATCCCGTTCATGTACCGAGTTCATGAAGATCCAAAAGAAGATAAGCTCAACCGTTTCTTAGAGTTTATTACAAACTTTGGGTATGCCGTTAAAGGAACAGGAAACTCAATCCATCCACGTGCACTTCAAGAAGTGTTAGAGGCTGTACAAGGAAGCCCAGAAGAAATGGTTATTTCAACTGTAATGCTTCGTTCTATGCAACAAGCACGCTACTCTCATGAGAGCCTAGGTCATTTCGGTCTTTCAACAGAGTTTTATACACACTTTACGTCACCAATCCGTCGTTATCCAGACTTGATTGTTCATCGTCTTATTCGAACGTATTTAGTTCAAAATCAAGTAGATAGTGCAACACAAGAGAAGTGGCAAGAGCGTCTGCCAGAGATTGCGAAACATACATCAGATCGTGAGCGTCGTGCAGTTGATGCAGAGCGTGAAACAGATGACCTCAAGAAAGCAGAATTCATGGCAGACAAGGTTGGAGAAGAATTCGAAGGAATTATTAGTTCAGTAACCAAATTTGGTATCTTTGTTGAGCTTTCTAACACAATTGAAGGGCTTGTTCATGTAAGTGACTTGTCTGATGATTACTATCATTATGATGAGCGTAACTTTGCTATGATCGGAGAGCGAACAGGAAATGTGCTTCGCATTGGCGATGAAGTGAAGGTCCAAGTTGCTAGTGTAAACAAAGACGAGCGCTCAATTGACTTTGTGATTGTTGGCATGAAAGGCAGCAAAAAGCGTGCCCGCATGGATCGTCCGAAAGTCATTAAAAACGATAATAAGCGTACAAGACCAACTACAAAAGGTAAGAAAAAAGAAGAATGGTCAACAAATCCGCCTTCTGACAAAAAGAAGAGAAAGCGTAAAGCTTTCTATGAAGGAGCACCAGGATTAAAGAAAAAGAGACGTAAGCGTAAATAA